The DNA segment GTAAGGACTTTTTTCTTTGATGAGTCGGTTTGTAGTTGTTGATTTCTTCATGAAGGACAATTAGGGAAGTGAATCTGATTTATTGAGAGTGAGTCGTTAGTGGTGAGTAAAATTTGGATTACGCTGTATGAGGTGAAATTTAACGATGTGTATTTGTTAAAAAGTTACTAACTAAAGGAAGTTACGCAAGGGTAAAAAATACATGTATTAACCCCACGATTTATCGTGGGGGGAAAAATTCTCCACACAGAAGTGGCTTTAGCCACTGACATCAGGGCTAAAGCCCAATGTTGTTCTATTGTTTATCTCCCCATCCTAAAGGATGGGGTTACTCCATTGATATTTTTTTGGTGTTTCGGAACTTCAGTAACTCACCACTCACCAATTAACCACTCACCAAACTTGTGGAGCTGAAGGTCAACGACTCGTAGAGGATTCGAACCCTCGACCTTTCGGCCTACGGCTCGTAGAGATGCGAACCGAACGCTCCATTTAGACTTCGGAATATTGTATAATCTTTGATTTATCAAACTTCATTATGAGTTCTTTTTTCTGTTCAGTGCTAAAGTTTTTTTTAAGATCCCATTCACGCCACATAGCTTCTGAACGAGTTAAGTAAGTCTCAAAGTAACCGAGTCTAAAAGGAGCCTTTGCTTTTGTTGATTTTCCATATCCTTTATTATGTCTTTCTAATCTTTTTTGAAGATTACTAGTTTGACCAGTATATAAGGAACCATCTACAAGACTTACGAGAATGTAAACAAAGAAGGACATTCAAAATTAGAAAAATTTGTGGAGCTGAAGGGATTCGAACCCTCGACCTTTCGGATGCGAACCGAACGCTCTCCCAGCTGAGCTACAGCCCCAATCAATTAAAAATGATAAATTAAAAAGGAAAAAACGTTTAAGGCGGTGAAAATATACTGAAATGAGAGTGAACAACCAAAGAACATTTCCAGAGGTAGTTTGTCAATGGTTTTGAATTCTCCATTTGATAAAAAAACGATTCATAGGGCTTCTTCGTGCTATTGATTGCATAGAATCATAAGGTGCGCTAAAGAGAAGTGAATCCGGAACTGTTACAGAAGGGTTTTTCTGCTTAAAGTATTTTTTGATTCCTTTATCAAACGGACGAAGTGTTGGAAAAATAATTTCCGCATACTTTTTATCAATAGTAAACATGGGAAGGAAATCAAATGTATTATCCGGTATGTAACCTGCGGTATCTGAATGATAATCAAAACCGATGATGCGAAGTAAATGTTCTCCCAAAAACAATGTATCTTTGATTCGGTTTTGAGTTCTAAACATTATCTCCAAATCAAAATCTTTTGCTTGTAAA comes from the Ignavibacteriota bacterium genome and includes:
- a CDS encoding GIY-YIG nuclease family protein encodes the protein MSFFVYILVSLVDGSLYTGQTSNLQKRLERHNKGYGKSTKAKAPFRLGYFETYLTRSEAMWREWDLKKNFSTEQKKELIMKFDKSKIIQYSEV